The Pseudofrankia inefficax genome window below encodes:
- a CDS encoding pyridoxamine 5'-phosphate oxidase family protein, whose amino-acid sequence MATQHPPLPAATRRRRFRLGIALLVSCVALVAWIADLSVSLPMHYETEGWRLAWTGYDVAELGALATTAYCALRDRWALIPASVVTATLLLCDAWFDMALSSGTDDFLISLATALLVEIPTATVLLLVAWRLTRRLRDKATDAVQPGAATLDVALRDAAFGAELRAILDGPSIATLAMIGTDGEPHSRVVGLHREGDALLLSIVAPRQPSSDLAKDAQVSVSVFDLTNPRTAVEIRGIARLLADGERPGPVALAREAEPTPTPLARTSEPPELLDPADPSGIRLVARLFPTAITRLAS is encoded by the coding sequence ATGGCCACTCAGCACCCGCCGCTGCCGGCGGCCACCCGCCGACGTCGCTTTCGCCTCGGGATCGCGCTGCTGGTCAGCTGCGTCGCTCTCGTCGCCTGGATCGCCGACTTGTCCGTCAGCCTGCCGATGCACTACGAGACCGAGGGCTGGCGGCTGGCCTGGACCGGTTACGACGTCGCGGAGCTCGGCGCGCTCGCGACGACGGCCTACTGCGCGCTGCGAGACCGCTGGGCCCTGATCCCCGCCTCGGTGGTCACTGCCACTCTTCTTCTTTGTGACGCCTGGTTCGACATGGCGCTGTCGTCCGGGACCGATGACTTCTTGATCAGCCTGGCGACCGCGCTGCTCGTCGAGATCCCAACGGCGACCGTGCTCCTCCTGGTCGCCTGGCGCCTCACCCGGCGGCTGCGGGACAAGGCGACCGATGCCGTCCAACCGGGCGCGGCGACCCTGGACGTCGCGCTGCGCGACGCGGCGTTCGGGGCCGAGTTGCGCGCGATCCTGGACGGGCCGAGCATCGCCACGCTCGCCATGATCGGCACCGATGGCGAGCCCCATTCGCGCGTCGTGGGGCTGCACCGCGAAGGCGACGCGCTGCTGCTGTCGATCGTGGCCCCGCGGCAGCCGTCCAGTGATCTGGCGAAGGACGCCCAGGTGAGCGTCTCGGTCTTCGATCTGACCAACCCGCGCACCGCCGTCGAGATTCGAGGGATCGCACGGCTCCTCGCGGACGGCGAGCGACCCGGGCCCGTGGCACTCGCGCGCGAAGCCGAGCCCACGCCGACGCCGCTCGCGCGCACGTCGGAACCTCCGGAACTGCTGGATCCGGCGGACCCCTCCGGGATTCGTCTCGTCGCCAGACTCTTCCCCACCGCCATCACCCGCCTGGCGTCCTGA